The nucleotide sequence CGATACACGAGCTCACGCAGCTCTTGTGCAATCATCTATTCACGCAACTGTTGTGCCTTCCCTGTTCACGACGCGATCGCGTATCGTCAGGAGCCGCTTCATGAACGAGCCGAGCTCCGGCCGCGTGTCGGCTACGCCCCCGAAGCTATCGTGCAACTCTCGATACAGCATATACAGGGCATCGTACACTTCTCGCGCCTGAGCGTTCGGCGTAAAGATGCGATCCCCCACGCTGGTCATCTGGGCCTGCGCATCCTCGAAGGCATCATAGCCGCCAGCGCCCTTCCCTGCCACGACCGCGGCAGAAATTGCGGCGCCGAGCGCAGGCGCCTGCGATGAGCCGGCGATGTACATCGGATAGCCGAGCACGTCGGCGTAGATCTGCATGAACAGCGGGTTCTTCTCCGCGATGCCGCCGCAGCAGACGACGCGTTCGATTGGGACGCTGTAGTCTTTCAAGCGCTCGATGATAGCCCGTGCGCCGAAGGCCGTCGCTTCGATTAGGGCGCGATAGATCTCCGCGCGAGACGTGTGCAGCGTTTGTCCAACGACGAGGCCGGTCAGGCGCGGGTCGACGAGAATCGTACGATTACCGTTGTTCCAGTCGAGCGCCAAGAGCCCAGACTCGCCGGGCTGCAGCCGTGCTGCCTCGATCGAGAGCTCGTCGTGGAGCGCCTCGCGTCCCTGACAGACCCCTTCCGCCCACCACTTGAGGATGTCTCCCACGGCCGATTGGCCGGCCTCGAGGCCATAATAGCCGGGCATGATCGACCCATTGACGATGCCGCAGATGCCGGGAATATCCGCCATACGCTCGCGCGCCGGCGCGATCGCGCAGTCGCACGTGGAGGTGCCGATGATCTTGACGAGCGTACCGCTTCGCACGCCGGCACCAACAGCGCCATA is from Luteitalea sp. and encodes:
- a CDS encoding ribulokinase encodes the protein MNRAYSIGVDYGTNSVRTIVTDCRDGRVISSHAFDYPSGEQGLLLDARDPHLARQNPADYVEGLRISMDRALVEAARTPGFAPSQIIGIGVDTTGSTPLPVDARNHPLALDPRWRGQLAAQAWLWKDHTAAEEAATITALAREHAPELLSPIGGVYSSEWFWSKIWHCLRVAPEVFEAAASWVELADFVPALLAGVNDARRVMRCVCAAGHKALYSDTWGGLPSKAFLTRLDPKLAALRDRLYDKAYPADRPAGRLSKTWAAPFGLSEDIPIAMGAFDAHYGAVGAGVRSGTLVKIIGTSTCDCAIAPARERMADIPGICGIVNGSIMPGYYGLEAGQSAVGDILKWWAEGVCQGREALHDELSIEAARLQPGESGLLALDWNNGNRTILVDPRLTGLVVGQTLHTSRAEIYRALIEATAFGARAIIERLKDYSVPIERVVCCGGIAEKNPLFMQIYADVLGYPMYIAGSSQAPALGAAISAAVVAGKGAGGYDAFEDAQAQMTSVGDRIFTPNAQAREVYDALYMLYRELHDSFGGVADTRPELGSFMKRLLTIRDRVVNREGTTVA